From Lolium perenne isolate Kyuss_39 chromosome 5, Kyuss_2.0, whole genome shotgun sequence, a single genomic window includes:
- the LOC127298384 gene encoding uncharacterized protein produces MYTVLATLHNNYVAADVVTKDASTGAKTVEKKTRYKRAAKGELSPPKLKKIKVSQDVVRKYDKYVSHGRKFKRKKKNEVAKEFLKIGRFFCSYKSFIGALRPRQYLSNVVMAVWTEKFNHAAKASAEKNPRNHKRYAFSPYFAEKLAVETSTFDPASVMKEFKIACSKFKILKDDMLYLPIVQADHWIVCCINLLCKQFHIFDSMMPENGVSSLAKAANNLFSNFVRTANESKV; encoded by the exons ATGTATACTGTTTTGGCTACTTTacataataatt ATGTTGCTGCAGATGTTGTCACAAAAGATGCTAGTACTggtgctaaaactgttgaaaagaaaactaggtacaagAGGGCTGCCAAGGGTGAACTCTCTCCTCCGAAGCTGAAGAAGATTAAGGTCTCTCAAGATGTTGTGCGTAAGTACGACAAATATGTTTCACATGGACGGAAattcaagaggaagaagaagaatgaagTGGC CAAAGAGTTTCTGAAGATTGGTCGATTCTTTTGCTCGTACAAGTCCTTCATTGGAGCTCTTCGTCCACGCCAATATTTGAGCAATGTAGTGATGGCAGTTTGGACAGAGAAGTTCAATCATGCAGCAAAAGCAAGTGCTGAGAAGAATCCCCGAAATCACAAGAGATATGCTTTCTCTCCGTACTTTGCG GAAAAGCTTGCTGTAGAAACCTCTACTTTTGACCCTGCCTCTGTCATGAAAGAGTTCAAAATTGCATGTAGCAAATTCAAAATTCTGAAAGATGACATG CTTTACCTGCCCATTGTACAAGCCGATCACTGGATTGTATGCTGCATCAACTTGCTGTGCAAGCAATTTCACATTTTTGATTCAATGATGCCAGAGAATGGTGTGAGCAGCTTAGCAAAAGCAGCAAACAACTTG TTCTCCAACTTCGTCCGGACTGCAAACGAGTCCAAAGTTTAA
- the LOC127304378 gene encoding protein FAR1-RELATED SEQUENCE 5-like, with the protein MAHLLRSVLYPPPGHKNHLVPPPIVASSSGSNQGPRRRAAADTANARAGEPLQQPIHGRFNNPPVFFNQNPEDDQPAASGFVADSILQGFDLNKPAQTEGYDGADQDGNDAAKFVPGPNSTASAGASNVAEEDGEEICSQRVVPFVGMMFDDLEVAKQVYNDYAWKLGFGTRIGNTKYSTARGVPKDTILSRVFECVHTGKPAAECKNAAARSKEAAAKVKEASVDMSNIGEQKSRSKQAGSEMDVNESKQRNILLRCDCKAHMVVGKRNGHWSVTVFKEDHTHPMVKLAGRRRYYRSHRKVPEEDFQFLQTLHNQNITTAQIMGCLGSVHGGDPRTLGYVKRDVSNIRTMLREEVSQRDMSMVIEYFERRKAESPNFFYDTQVDSNNAVRGLFWVDGRTRALYPKYKDCVFFDTTFCTNKYNLPFAPIVGINNHTHTIVLGCALLPDETTETFKWVFERWMLAMNQMHPDHIMTDQDQAMATAIDKVFPNSVHRCCCYHVLHLARKKLGPNLGEGHPFADAFYSCIYGTDTIEEFEFCWQHMLRSFDMAENNHLNNMWKSRKTWAPVYFRKSFFPFTSTTGRSEGLNSYFKTLVRPSDSVWNFVQQYELCQNLMLDREDNAGFTMETTTAKLWGSYSIEEQALKFYTREVFDRFQKMVQSSTRFYPIHVEAEGLCFDLVPNQDLDVKTYRVAVNPEEGLYTCGCNMFEMCGLICPHIIRVMVHLNVQQIPGRYMLERWSAAATTHAPEPGTNTIRFGVPTSNTLKYNSLCRKMNQLASDACFDDDTYVAVSRIVDEASKVVATMLKAKGQVKNPPRTKPKGRPKITEKRRKTLVELRDEANEKRRKKQSEPKTPKEPKPKRKYRKKKCPFCGDEDHISVKDCKYMKIALAREDAMQAGADLTL; encoded by the exons ATGGCGCATCTGCTCCGATCCGTGCTGTACCCTCCTCCAGGCCATAAGAACCACCTAGTCCCACCGCCAATTGTTGCTTCAAGCTCTGGATCTAACCAGGGTCCTCGCCGGCGAGCTGCGGCAGATACGGCGAACGCCAGAGCAGGAGAGCCGTTGCAGCAACCCATCCATGGAAGATTcaacaaccctccggtgtttttcAACCAGAACCCCGAAGATGACCAACCAGCTGCATCG GGGTTTGTTGCCGACAGCATCCTTCAAGGTTTTGACCTCAACAAGCCAGCGCAAACAGAAGGTTATGATGGTGCTGATCAAGATGGGAATGATGCAGCAAAATTTGTTCCTGGACCAAATAGTACAGCAAGTGCAGGTGCTTCCAATGTTGCTGAAGAAGATGGTGAAGAAATTTGTTCACAGCGTGTGGTTCCATTTGTTGGGATGATGTTCGATGACCTTGAAGTAGCAAAACAAGTATACAATGACTATGCGTGGAAGCTTGGTTTCGGCACACGCATTGGAAACACCAAGTATAGCACAGCACGAGGAGTGCCAAAGGACACAATACTGAGCAGAGTGTTTGAGTGTGTGCATACTGGTAAACCAGCAGCTGAATGTAAGAATGCTGCTGCGAGAAGCAAAGAAGCTGCTGCAAAAGTAAAAGAAGCTTCTGTTGATATGAGCAACATTGGTGAGCAAAAGTCAAGAAGCAAACAAGCTGGTTCTGAGATGGACGTGAACGAATCAAAGCAGCGTAATATTTTGCTTCGATGTGACTGTAAAGCACATATGGTTGTTGGGAAGCGGAATGGCCATTGGTCTGTCACTGTTTTTAAAGAAGATCACACCCACCCAATGGTGAAGCTAGCAGGGAGGCGACGCTACTACAGATCACATAGGAAAGTCCCAGAAGAAGATTTCCAATTCCTACAGACGCTACATAATCAAAACATTACAACCGCTCAGATAATGGGTTGTCTAGGAAGTGTGCATGGTGGCGACCCAAGGACGCTAGGCTACGTGAAGAGAGATGTGTCTAACATAAGGACAATGCTGCGAGAGGAAGTATCACAGCGTGATATGAGCATGGTGATTGAGTACTTTGAACGCAGGAAAGCAGAAAGTCCAAATTTCTTTTATGACACACAAGTTGATTCAAACAATGCTGTCAGAGGATTATTCTGGGTGGATGGAAGGACCAGAGCACTATACCCCAAGTACAAGGACTGTGTTTTCTTCGACACAACCTTTTGCACCAACAAGTATAATCTTCCTTTTGCTCCAATCGTGGGAATAAATAACCACACACATACGATTGTTCTAGGTTGTGCTTTGCTACCGGATGAAACAACAGAAACATTTAAGTGGGTATTTGAAAGGTGGATGCTCGCAATGAATCAGATGCACCCAGATCATATAATGACAGACCAGGACCAGGCTATGGCTActgcaattgacaaggtatttccAAATTCAGTACACAGATGCTGCTGCTACCATGTGCTGCACCTAGCAAGGAAAAAGCTTGGTCCAAATTTGGGAGAAGGCCATCCATTTGCAGATGCATTTTACTCATGCATATATGGAACTGATACTATTGAGGAGTTTGAATTCTGCTGGCAGCATATGCTGCGAAGCTTCGACATGGCAGAGAACAACCACCTCAATAATATGTGGAAGAGCAGAAAGACATGGGCACCAGTTTACTTCAGGAAAAGTTTTTTCCCATTCACAAGCACAACTGGAAGATCGGAAGGCCTTAACTCATACTTCAAGACATTGGTTCGCCCTAGTGACTCCGTGTGGAATTTCGTGCAGCAGTATGAGTTGTGCCAGAATTTGATGCTGGATCGTGAAGACAATGCGGGCTTCACAATGGAGACGACGACAGCAAAGCTTTGGGGCAG TTACAGCATTGAAGAACAGGCATTGAAATTTTACACAAGGGAAGTCTTCGACAGGTTCCAAAAAATGGTTCAGAGTTCAACAAGATTTTACCCTATCCATGTAGAGGCAGAAGGCTTATGTTTTGATCTTGTTCCAAATCAAGACCTTGATGTGAAAACTTATCGGGTTGCAGTTAACCCTGAAGAAGGATTGTACACATGTGGATGCAACATGTTTGAGATGTGTGGTTTAATATGCCCACATATCATTAGGGTGATGGTGCACCTCAATGTGCAGCAAATACCAGGAAGATATATGCTTGAAAGGTGGTCTGCAGCAGCAACAACACATGCCCCTGAACCTGGGACAAATACAATCAGATTTGGTGTCCCAACAAGTAACACACTCAAGTACAACTCACTGTGCAGAAAGATGAACCAGTTGGCATCTGACGCATGCTTTGATGATGATACATATGTTGCTGTATCCCGCATTGTTgacgaagcaagcaaagttgttgCTACAATGCTGAAAGCAAAAGGTCAA GTGAAGAATCCTCCACGTACGAAGCCAAAAGGTCGCCCAAAGATAACAGAAAAGCGGAGGAAGACATTGGTCGAGCTGCGGGATGAGGCAAATgagaagagaaggaagaagcaaAGTGAACCTAAAACACCAAAAGAGCCAAAACCAAAGAGGAAGTACAGGAAGAAGAAGTGCCCATTCTGTGGTGATGAAGATCACATATCTGTAAAGGATTGCAAGTACATGAAAATTGCTTTGGCTAGAGAAGATGCAATGCAAGCGGGAGCAGATTTGACGTTATAG